A portion of the Fulvia fulva chromosome 1, complete sequence genome contains these proteins:
- a CDS encoding [Pyruvate dehydrogenase (acetyl-transferring)] kinase, mitochondrial, with the protein MSWKKSAQLMDTIKHYSNFPATGVSLRQMVQFGSNPSTGTLFRASQFLSEELPIRLAHRVQELGDLPDGLNEMESIKRVQDWYAESFEEITTLSKPSLTNEIRERLLKPAKANGRNSRILSETTHNPSIKPGQYKSDAKLTANGETDKENVNGNGNGARRAAARRYFSAADDGNDWPPELEDYNTRFAKTLEKIKRRHDSVVTTIAQGILEYKRKRQRMQIDNNIQAFLDRFYMSRIGIRMLIGQHIALTDQRTQSDPNYVGIICTKTNVKELAQEAIENARFVCEDHYGLFDAPKVRLVCPDDLNFMYVPGHLSHMLFETLKNSLRAVVETHGQDKEEFPVTQVIVSEGREDITIKISDEGGGIPRSSIPLVWTYMYTTVDQTPNLDPDFNKSDFKAPMAGFGYGLPISRLYARYFGGDLKLISMEGYGTDVYLHLNRLSSSSEPLQ; encoded by the exons ATGTCGTGGAAGAAGTCAG CACAACTGATGGACACCATCAAGCACTATTCGAACTTCCCCGCGACCGGAGTGAGTCTACGGCAGATGGTGCAGTTTGGCAGCAACCCGTCCACCG GCACTCTGTTCCGCGCCTCCCAGTTCCTGTCTGAAGAGCTGCCCATACGTCTCGCACACCGGGTACAAGAGCTTGGCGATCTCCCAGATGGACTCAACGAGATGGAGAGCATCAAGCGTGTGCAGGACTGGTACGCGGAGTCGTTCGAG GAGATCACGACGCTGTCAAAGCCGAGCCTGACGAACGAAATCAGAGAGCGACTGCTGAAGCCTGCAAAGGCCAATGGCAGAAACTCCAGAATCCTCAGCGAAACAACGCACAATCCCAGCATCAAGCCCGGCCAGTACAAGTCCGATGCAAAGCTCACGGCGAACGGCGAGACCGACAAGGAGAATGTTAACGGCAACGGCAATGGAGCAAGACGAGCTGCTGCACGACGATACTTCAGCGCCGCCGACGATGGAAACGACTGGCCTCCGGAGCTCGAAGACTACAACACTCGTTTTGCCAAGACTCTCGAGAAGATCAAGAGAAGGCACGACAGCGTCGTCACTACGATAGCCCAGGGTATCCTCGAGTACAAGCGCAAACGGCAAAGAATGCAGATTGACAACAACATTCAGGCCTTCTTGGACCGTTTCTACATGTCGCGAATAGGAATCCGCATGCTGATCGGCCAACACATTGCCCTGACCGACCAACGTACGCAGAGCGACCCAAACTACGTGGGAATCATTTGCACCAAGACCAATGTCAAAGAGCTGGCACAAGAGGCTATCGAGAACGCGCGATTTGTCTGCGAGGATCACTACGGCCTTTTCGATGCGCCCAAGGTGAGGCTGGTGTGTCCCGATGACCTGAACTTTATGTACGTTCCAGGTCATTTGTCACACATGCTGTTTGAGACCCTCAAGAACAGTCTGCGAGCCGTCGTGGAAACACATGGCCAAGATAAGGAAGAGTTCCCAGTGACGCAAGTGATCGTGTCCGAGGGCAGGGAGGATATCACCATCAAAATAAGCGACGAAGGCGGAGGCATTCCCCGAAGCAGCATTCCGCTGGTCTGGACTTATATGTACACGACCGTCGATCAAACGCCGAATCTGGATCCGGACTTCAACAAGAGCGACTTCAAAGCACCCATGGCTGGCTTTGGATACGGTCTACCCATTTCGCGCCTGTACGCGCGATACTTTGGCGGTGATCTCAAACTGATCTCGATGGAGGGCTACGGCACTGATGTCTACCTGCACCTGAATCGTTTGAGCTCCAGCTCAGAGCCGCTGCAATAG
- a CDS encoding Transcription initiation factor IIF subunit beta, with the protein MAEVKPEIKVDPADSPSKLGDIDEFEDDTDLTFPTQAETQRGAWLIKVSEDMWKAWNEIYQNAPDGEQIEVGKLRVYHSKPDEPQKAQIRLLTPKDDERFAPHKDLPKMYNLDVRATTYNNTIVFSEKDLPGHRAQQFGQGKNLAAGRPTGINKNDRYGGGQRKPGTYRTAIPKQITLQPPIVNEAVAKAVEDDTSLDYFKKAYDKALQGGKKTTFNATVDKTKWHPGMTNSGFTFGSTTSKPGKGQKKKKQPKEKAVRMSTNELIDALQQCFTEYQYWQMKTLRQRLRQPEAFIKEHLEGIAFLIKSGDFNGNYKLNDNTARLLNIENGVGVKEESAVLKSEPESDGGTGDEAEDDDNDEMEDVK; encoded by the coding sequence ATGGCAGAAGTGAAGCCCGAGATTAAAGTCGACCCGGCGGACTCGCCCTCAAAGCTGGGAGACATCGACGAATTCGaagacgacaccgacctcACATTCCCGACCCAGGCAGAAACGCAGAGAGGCGCATGGCTGATCAAGGTGTCAGAGGATATGTGGAAAGCATGGAACGAGATCTATCAGAACGCGCCAGATGGGGAGCAGATAGAAGTCGGAAAGCTGCGCGTGTATCACAGCAAGCCAGACGAGCCACAGAAGGCACAGATCAGACTCCTCACTCCGAAGGACGACGAGCGCTTTGCACCGCATAAAGATCTGCCCAAGATGTACAACCTCGATGTTCGAGCGACCACGTACAACAACACGATCGTGTTCTCAGAAAAGGACCTTCCCGGCCATCGCGCGCAGCAATTCGGGCAGGGCAAGAACCTGGCTGCTGGTAGACCGACAGGCATTAACAAGAACGACCGCTATGGTGGGGGACAAAGGAAGCCTGGCACATACCGCACCGCTATTCCGAAGCAAATCACCCTCCAACCACCCATCGTCAACGAAGCTGTGGCCAAGGCAGTCGAGGACGACACCTCACTCGACTACTTCAAGAAAGCGTACGACAAGGCGCTCCAAGGTGGTAAGAAGACGACATTCAACGCCACCGTCGACAAGACAAAGTGGCACCCCGGTATGACCAACAGCGGCTTCACCTTCGGCAGCACCACTTCGAAGCCAGGCAAGGGccagaagaagaagaagcagCCAAAGGAGAAGGCCGTGCGCATGTCAACAAACGAGCTCATCGACGCGCTCCAGCAATGCTTCACCGAGTATCAGTACTGGCAGATGAAGACTCTGCGTCAACGTCTGCGACAGCCGGAAGCCTTCATCAAAGAACACCTCGAGGGTATAGCTTTCCTGATCAAGAGCGGCGATTTCAATGGCAATTACAAGCTCAACGACAATACCGCGCGGTTGCTTAATATTGAGAATGGTGTTGGTGTCAAGGAAGAGTCCGCTGTGCTGAAGAGCGAGCCCGAAAGTGATGGTGGTACAGGCGATGAAGCGGAGGACGATGATAACGACGAAATGGAAGACGTGAAGTGA